From Vitis vinifera cultivar Pinot Noir 40024 chromosome 5, ASM3070453v1, the proteins below share one genomic window:
- the LOC100258055 gene encoding tubby-like F-box protein 3, giving the protein MRGRWNRVVQDEWVDGLEQSCWSQMPEELLREVLIRIEASDTTWPSRKNVVACAGVCKSWRRITQELVKTPEVSASLTFPISVKQPGPRESLLKCFIKRNRSAQTYYLYLSLTNALTEDGKFLLAARKYRRTTCTDYIISLYADDMSKGSSTYIGKLRSNFLGTKFTVYDGQPPHSGAKIMRNRSTRLVGLKQVSPRVPAGSYPVAHISYEVNVLGSRGPRRMQCSMDSIPASAIEPGGVTPTQTEIRLSNPDVFPSFSFFRSKSHSVENSLSEPLADKKDGALVLKNKAPRWHEQLQCWCLNFHGRVTVASVKNFQLVASPEDGPAGQQHEKIILQFGKVGKDLFTMDYRYPISAFQAFAICLSSFDTKIACE; this is encoded by the exons ATGAGGGGTAGGTGGAATCGTGTGGTTCAAGACGAGTGGGTTGATGGGTTGGAGCAGAGCTGTTGGTCTCAGATGCCTGAGGAGCTGCTCAGAGAGGTGCTTATCAGAATTGAGGCGTCTGACACCACCTGGCCTTCCCGGAAAAATGTGGTCGCCTGCGCCGGAGTCTGCAAGAGCTGGCGCCGTATCACTCAGGAACTCGTCAAGACGCCGGAAGTCTCCGCCTCGTTGACCTTTCCGATTTCGGTCAAGCAG CCTGGTCCAAGAGAATCTCTACTCAAGTGTTTTATAAAACGGAATCGGTCTGCTCAGACGTATTATCTTTACCTCAGTTTAACTAATG CACTAACTGAAGATGGAAAGTTCCTCTTGGCTGCGCGTAAGTACAGACGTACCACCTGCAcagattatatcatttctcTGTATGCTGATGACATGTCAAAGGGGAGCAGCACCTATATTGGAAAATTGAG AtcaaattttctaggaaccaagTTCACAGTCTATGATGGGCAGCCACCTCATTCTGGAGCCAAGATTATGCGAAATCGCTCCACTAGGCTGGTGGGTTTGAAACAAGTCTCACCCAGAGTCCCTGCTGGAAGCTATCCAGTAGCTCACATCTCATATGAAGTGAATGTGCTGGGTTCTAG GGGTCCAAGGAGAATGCAGTGTAGCATGGATTCCATCCCTGCCTCAGCTATTGAACCAGGGGGAGTGACCCCCACACAGACAGAGATTCGACTCAGCAACCCAGATGTCTTTCCATCCTTCTCATTTTTCCGCTCGAAATCACACAGTGTGGAAAATTCTTTATCAGAACCATTAGCCGATAAAAAGGATGGAGCGCTGGTGTTGAAGAACAAGGCTCCCAGGTGGCACGAGCAGCTCCAGTGCTGGTGTTTGAACTTCCATGGACGGGTGACAGTTGCTTCAGTGAAAAACTTTCAGCTGGTGGCTTCTCCAGAGGATGGACCTGCAGGCCAGCAACATGAGAAGATCATCCTCCAGTTCGGAAAAGTGGGGAAGGATCTATTTACCATGGATTACCGGTATCCAATCTCTGCTTTCCAGGCATTTGCAATCTGCCTCAGCAGCTTTGACACCAAAATTGCTTGTGAATGA
- the LOC100855402 gene encoding uncharacterized protein LOC100855402 isoform X4, which translates to MKQICLMKKVCCNACKKPVKASQYAAHAELCKSLNPTEESFLELDGGAGQKKPPRKERKKSLIAYANQATMAGEQERFESMDADDTAASEPCLDEQIGAACSFTEIKRNSACVDVGHVVDGSGVSHGNTDLSAGVMPPPKRSKLRIATDRPSPADGPETAYGVNKTMCITSQRAYTCAGYPKGSIEGSERPYDHLAAHQKPGQDHECSLSTNGVPVPLATKMYYSQRNHRLRSAISHLYFAASNEGHCSDMVSPKVLQGNMVPQASSPKNFSHEQMDNQPEKKRDTHFLPSMQNPDKVLVQSSEVFLGKSEGCPPAMNFSNQVHVNNVLRPHAAPVGTIKSKYLSKPYSFASNSGNFYLILAVASCTETLPLATKLKLI; encoded by the exons ATGAAGCAAATTTGCTTGATGAAGAAG GTATGTTGCAATGCCTGTAAGAAGCCAGTCAAGGCCAGCCAATATGCAGCTCATGCAG AACTCTGCAAGTCATTAAATCCTACAGAAGAATCGTTCTTGGAGCTTGATGGTGGTGCAGGGCAAAAAAAACCTCCAcggaaagaaaggaagaagtCATTAATTGCTTATGCTA ACCAAGCTACAATGGCTGGGGAGCAAGAAAGGTTTGAATCTATGGATGCAGATGATACTGCTGCCTCTGAACCCTGCTTAGATGAGCAAATTGGAGCGGCTTGTTCCTTCACAGAGATAAAAA gAAATTCAGCTTGTGTAGATGTGGGACATGTAGTGGATGGTTCAGGAGTTAGTCATGGAAATACAGACCTCTCTGCAGGTGTTATGCCTCCTCCAAAACGTTCCAAACT GAGAATAGCAACTGATCGTCCATCACCAGCAGATGGTCCAGAAACAGCGTATGGTGTGAACAAAACCATGTGTATAACTAGTCAGAGAGCATATACCT GCGCAGGATACCCAAAAGGTTCAATTGAAGGAAGTGAAAGGCCTTATGATCATTTGGCTGCCCATCAAAAGCCTGGGCAAGACCATGAATGCAGCTTGTCAACCAATG GTGTTCCTGTTCCCCTTGCAACCAAAATGTATTACTCTCAAAGAAATCATCGCCTTCGTTCTGCAATTAGTCATCTTTACTTTGCTGCATCAAATGAGGGACATTGCAGTGATATGGTGAGTCCAAAAGTGTTACAGGGAAATATGGTTCCACAAGCTTCATCTCCTAAGAACTTTTCTCATGAACAAATGGATAACCAACCTGAGAAGAAG AGAGATACACACTTCTTACCTTCTATGCAAAATCCTGATAAAGTTCTTGTGCAAAGTTCAGAAGTCTTCTTGGGTAAATCTGAGGGATGCCCACCAGCCATGAATTTTTCAAATCAGGTCCATGTTAATAATGTTTTAAGGCCTCATGCAGCTCCAGTTGGAACGATAAAAAGCAAATatctttcaaaaccttattccTTTGCCAGCAACTCAGGTaatttctatttgattttaGCTGTTGCTTCATGTACTGAAACTCTGCCTTTGGCAACTAAGCTTAAGTTAATATAA
- the LOC100855402 gene encoding uncharacterized protein LOC100855402 isoform X1 → MVCSLESGRMAVMARLLAAGSFSPIITEDVSQEKLAAQYIHRELREADEANLLDEEDMNVFGLKPMADPLYLVCCNACKKPVKASQYAAHAELCKSLNPTEESFLELDGGAGQKKPPRKERKKSLIAYANQATMAGEQERFESMDADDTAASEPCLDEQIGAACSFTEIKRNSACVDVGHVVDGSGVSHGNTDLSAGVMPPPKRSKLRIATDRPSPADGPETAYGVNKTMCITSQRAYTCAGYPKGSIEGSERPYDHLAAHQKPGQDHECSLSTNGVPVPLATKMYYSQRNHRLRSAISHLYFAASNEGHCSDMVSPKVLQGNMVPQASSPKNFSHEQMDNQPEKKRDTHFLPSMQNPDKVLVQSSEVFLGKSEGCPPAMNFSNQVHVNNVLRPHAAPVGTIKSKYLSKPYSFASNSGNFYLILAVASCTETLPLATKLKLI, encoded by the exons ATGGTATGCTCACTTGAAAGTGGGAGAATGGCAGTCATGGCCAGACTTCTGGCAGCAGGAAGTTTCTCACCTATTATAACAG AGGACGTCAGCCAGGAGAAATTAGCTGCTCAATACATACATAGAGAATTACGTGAGGCAGATGAAGCAAATTTGCTTGATGAAGAAG ATATGAATGTATTTGGTTTGAAGCCTATGGCTGATCCTTTGTATTTG GTATGTTGCAATGCCTGTAAGAAGCCAGTCAAGGCCAGCCAATATGCAGCTCATGCAG AACTCTGCAAGTCATTAAATCCTACAGAAGAATCGTTCTTGGAGCTTGATGGTGGTGCAGGGCAAAAAAAACCTCCAcggaaagaaaggaagaagtCATTAATTGCTTATGCTA ACCAAGCTACAATGGCTGGGGAGCAAGAAAGGTTTGAATCTATGGATGCAGATGATACTGCTGCCTCTGAACCCTGCTTAGATGAGCAAATTGGAGCGGCTTGTTCCTTCACAGAGATAAAAA gAAATTCAGCTTGTGTAGATGTGGGACATGTAGTGGATGGTTCAGGAGTTAGTCATGGAAATACAGACCTCTCTGCAGGTGTTATGCCTCCTCCAAAACGTTCCAAACT GAGAATAGCAACTGATCGTCCATCACCAGCAGATGGTCCAGAAACAGCGTATGGTGTGAACAAAACCATGTGTATAACTAGTCAGAGAGCATATACCT GCGCAGGATACCCAAAAGGTTCAATTGAAGGAAGTGAAAGGCCTTATGATCATTTGGCTGCCCATCAAAAGCCTGGGCAAGACCATGAATGCAGCTTGTCAACCAATG GTGTTCCTGTTCCCCTTGCAACCAAAATGTATTACTCTCAAAGAAATCATCGCCTTCGTTCTGCAATTAGTCATCTTTACTTTGCTGCATCAAATGAGGGACATTGCAGTGATATGGTGAGTCCAAAAGTGTTACAGGGAAATATGGTTCCACAAGCTTCATCTCCTAAGAACTTTTCTCATGAACAAATGGATAACCAACCTGAGAAGAAG AGAGATACACACTTCTTACCTTCTATGCAAAATCCTGATAAAGTTCTTGTGCAAAGTTCAGAAGTCTTCTTGGGTAAATCTGAGGGATGCCCACCAGCCATGAATTTTTCAAATCAGGTCCATGTTAATAATGTTTTAAGGCCTCATGCAGCTCCAGTTGGAACGATAAAAAGCAAATatctttcaaaaccttattccTTTGCCAGCAACTCAGGTaatttctatttgattttaGCTGTTGCTTCATGTACTGAAACTCTGCCTTTGGCAACTAAGCTTAAGTTAATATAA
- the LOC100855402 gene encoding uncharacterized protein LOC100855402 isoform X2: protein MVCSLESGRMAVMARLLAAGSFSPIITEDVSQEKLAAQYIHRELREADEANLLDEEDMNVFGLKPMADPLYLVCCNACKKPVKASQYAAHAELCKSLNPTEESFLELDGGAGQKKPPRKERKKSLIAYANQATMAGEQERFESMDADDTAASEPCLDEQIGAACSFTEIKRNSACVDVGHVVDGSGVSHGNTDLSAGVMPPPKRSKLRIATDRPSPADGPETAYGVNKTMCITSQRAYTCAGYPKGSIEGSERPYDHLAAHQKPGQDHECSLSTNGVPVPLATKMYYSQRNHRLRSAISHLYFAASNEGHCSDMVSPKVLQGNMVPQASSPKNFSHEQMDNQPEKKRDTHFLPSMQNPDKVLVQSSEVFLGKSEGCPPAMNFSNQVHVNNVLRPHAAPVGTIKSKYLSKPYSFASNSGTPLGTIQQPNGSVSVT from the exons ATGGTATGCTCACTTGAAAGTGGGAGAATGGCAGTCATGGCCAGACTTCTGGCAGCAGGAAGTTTCTCACCTATTATAACAG AGGACGTCAGCCAGGAGAAATTAGCTGCTCAATACATACATAGAGAATTACGTGAGGCAGATGAAGCAAATTTGCTTGATGAAGAAG ATATGAATGTATTTGGTTTGAAGCCTATGGCTGATCCTTTGTATTTG GTATGTTGCAATGCCTGTAAGAAGCCAGTCAAGGCCAGCCAATATGCAGCTCATGCAG AACTCTGCAAGTCATTAAATCCTACAGAAGAATCGTTCTTGGAGCTTGATGGTGGTGCAGGGCAAAAAAAACCTCCAcggaaagaaaggaagaagtCATTAATTGCTTATGCTA ACCAAGCTACAATGGCTGGGGAGCAAGAAAGGTTTGAATCTATGGATGCAGATGATACTGCTGCCTCTGAACCCTGCTTAGATGAGCAAATTGGAGCGGCTTGTTCCTTCACAGAGATAAAAA gAAATTCAGCTTGTGTAGATGTGGGACATGTAGTGGATGGTTCAGGAGTTAGTCATGGAAATACAGACCTCTCTGCAGGTGTTATGCCTCCTCCAAAACGTTCCAAACT GAGAATAGCAACTGATCGTCCATCACCAGCAGATGGTCCAGAAACAGCGTATGGTGTGAACAAAACCATGTGTATAACTAGTCAGAGAGCATATACCT GCGCAGGATACCCAAAAGGTTCAATTGAAGGAAGTGAAAGGCCTTATGATCATTTGGCTGCCCATCAAAAGCCTGGGCAAGACCATGAATGCAGCTTGTCAACCAATG GTGTTCCTGTTCCCCTTGCAACCAAAATGTATTACTCTCAAAGAAATCATCGCCTTCGTTCTGCAATTAGTCATCTTTACTTTGCTGCATCAAATGAGGGACATTGCAGTGATATGGTGAGTCCAAAAGTGTTACAGGGAAATATGGTTCCACAAGCTTCATCTCCTAAGAACTTTTCTCATGAACAAATGGATAACCAACCTGAGAAGAAG AGAGATACACACTTCTTACCTTCTATGCAAAATCCTGATAAAGTTCTTGTGCAAAGTTCAGAAGTCTTCTTGGGTAAATCTGAGGGATGCCCACCAGCCATGAATTTTTCAAATCAGGTCCATGTTAATAATGTTTTAAGGCCTCATGCAGCTCCAGTTGGAACGATAAAAAGCAAATatctttcaaaaccttattccTTTGCCAGCAACTCAG GGACTCCGTTGGGGACCATCCAGCAGCCTAATGGAAGTGTTTCTGTTACATAA
- the LOC100855402 gene encoding uncharacterized protein LOC100855402 isoform X3, translating to MVCSLESGRMAVMARLLAAGSFSPIITEDVSQEKLAAQYIHRELREADEANLLDEEDMNVFGLKPMADPLYLVCCNACKKPVKASQYAAHAELCKSLNPTEESFLELDGGAGQKKPPRKERKKSLIAYANQATMAGEQERFESMDADDTAASEPCLDEQIGAACSFTEIKRNSACVDVGHVVDGSGVSHGNTDLSAGVMPPPKRSKLRIATDRPSPADGPETAYGVNKTMCITSQRAYTCAGYPKGSIEGSERPYDHLAAHQKPGQDHECSLSTNGVPVPLATKMYYSQRNHRLRSAISHLYFAASNEGHCSDMRDTHFLPSMQNPDKVLVQSSEVFLGKSEGCPPAMNFSNQVHVNNVLRPHAAPVGTIKSKYLSKPYSFASNSGTPLGTIQQPNGSVSVT from the exons ATGGTATGCTCACTTGAAAGTGGGAGAATGGCAGTCATGGCCAGACTTCTGGCAGCAGGAAGTTTCTCACCTATTATAACAG AGGACGTCAGCCAGGAGAAATTAGCTGCTCAATACATACATAGAGAATTACGTGAGGCAGATGAAGCAAATTTGCTTGATGAAGAAG ATATGAATGTATTTGGTTTGAAGCCTATGGCTGATCCTTTGTATTTG GTATGTTGCAATGCCTGTAAGAAGCCAGTCAAGGCCAGCCAATATGCAGCTCATGCAG AACTCTGCAAGTCATTAAATCCTACAGAAGAATCGTTCTTGGAGCTTGATGGTGGTGCAGGGCAAAAAAAACCTCCAcggaaagaaaggaagaagtCATTAATTGCTTATGCTA ACCAAGCTACAATGGCTGGGGAGCAAGAAAGGTTTGAATCTATGGATGCAGATGATACTGCTGCCTCTGAACCCTGCTTAGATGAGCAAATTGGAGCGGCTTGTTCCTTCACAGAGATAAAAA gAAATTCAGCTTGTGTAGATGTGGGACATGTAGTGGATGGTTCAGGAGTTAGTCATGGAAATACAGACCTCTCTGCAGGTGTTATGCCTCCTCCAAAACGTTCCAAACT GAGAATAGCAACTGATCGTCCATCACCAGCAGATGGTCCAGAAACAGCGTATGGTGTGAACAAAACCATGTGTATAACTAGTCAGAGAGCATATACCT GCGCAGGATACCCAAAAGGTTCAATTGAAGGAAGTGAAAGGCCTTATGATCATTTGGCTGCCCATCAAAAGCCTGGGCAAGACCATGAATGCAGCTTGTCAACCAATG GTGTTCCTGTTCCCCTTGCAACCAAAATGTATTACTCTCAAAGAAATCATCGCCTTCGTTCTGCAATTAGTCATCTTTACTTTGCTGCATCAAATGAGGGACATTGCAGTGATATG AGAGATACACACTTCTTACCTTCTATGCAAAATCCTGATAAAGTTCTTGTGCAAAGTTCAGAAGTCTTCTTGGGTAAATCTGAGGGATGCCCACCAGCCATGAATTTTTCAAATCAGGTCCATGTTAATAATGTTTTAAGGCCTCATGCAGCTCCAGTTGGAACGATAAAAAGCAAATatctttcaaaaccttattccTTTGCCAGCAACTCAG GGACTCCGTTGGGGACCATCCAGCAGCCTAATGGAAGTGTTTCTGTTACATAA